GCTTCACCCTTATCTCTTCCCTCTTAAttcttattcttaatattagtaattattaataaaaaagtaaactttttttcttcttttttgtgggtatttgttgatttttattttcagtGCGTTGCAAGTGGTAGTGAGTAGTGACAGAGCCTATTGTTTTGGATCTTtggttttaaaattttgattttttatttaatttattaaaactGGGTTTGTTGATGAGTGCTTCTGAACATGTGGGGTTTTATTCTTTGCCCCCTAAACAAAGGCAAatgttgaattttttatttttgtttttgttttctttaattGGTCTATGAGCGTGATTTTGGGGATAGGGTCTGTGTTGGGTtgcatataaaaataaaataaaaaaatccctTTTTTGGTTCTCTTCTCAAACCATGGAACCAAATCTTTCCCTTTGTGTATTCTGTGTGTAATAGCTTTGATTCATTTCAGTTAAGTTAGTTGGTCTTGTGTTGTTTTGTTTTGTGTGTGATTGATGcagagaaaaggaagaagaagaatggcATGCTGAGAGTTTTGAAAAGTGTTAAGTGTTGATACTTTTTGTTAGGTAGTTCCATTTGTTGAAggtggaaagaaaaaaaaaagaataaaaataaaataaaatataaaatgggATCTGGTAATGAAGTTCATTCTGTTGGAGAGTTCAATTTAGATGCCAAGTGGCTTATAGATCCCAAGCAACTCTTTGTTGGCCCAAAAATTGGGGAAGGTGCTCATGCCAAGGTCTATGAGGGAAAGTAAGTCAACCCTTCTTCTCTggttccttttctctttttttctctctctttgaTTTTGTAGTTGAAATCTAATTTTGGAATCAACTTTTGTTTTTGTCCTTATAAGTCATAACAATTTctactttcctttattttttctcCATGGTTTGTGcaaatttttgttttactaGTAAATCATTAGTTAGCATTAATCTCGTTCTCCTCTGATCTCAGATTAAGTCCAATCTAGATTAAGTTCACACTATGCATTCATTAGATGGTATTATTTGATGAATTGTGTAGTTTGCTTACTTGctatttttggaattttctgGATGCAGGTATAAAAATCAGAATGTTGCTGTTAAGATTATCAACAAAGGAGAAACCCCAGAACAGATTTCGAGGAGGGAAGCTCGGTTCGGAAGAGAGGTAGCCATGCTATCGAAAGTTCAACACAAGAATCTGGTTAAGGTTGTTAGCCCCATATCATGAACTGTGTGCTTTCCTTCTTTTGAATCCAAGTTAGATATATAGCTTCATTTCATTATGTTTGGTTGACAGGTACAAAAGCCATGTTTGGTTGTGTCTCATGAAAGTTTTTATGTTTATTGTTGTTTCGGTTTGATGGCAGTTTATTGGGGCCTGCAAAGAACCTGTTATGGTTATAGTAACTGAACTTCTATTAGGTGGAACGCTGCGCAAATATCTCTTGAGTATGCGGCCAAACTGCTTGGATATGCGTGTGGCAGTTGGATTTGCCCTTGATATTGCTCGAGCAATGGAATGCTTACACTCCCATGGGATCATTCATCGGGATCTTAAACCGGGTATGCTCTATGattgttgaaaattttcacAATGAGCTGGTAGCTGTTAATGGAAATGATTATGACATGGTTAACTAGCCTAGTTAGGTCACATTTTTCATGTTACATTGCAAGGAGTTTGTTCTCCTGATTAATTAGACCTTCCAACAACTAAGATTTGTTCCATTAGGTGGGATTCACTACATCCATTGAGCGATGCCAAAGTGCTATATTGTGATTTGTGAATCATATCTATGTTTAATAAGTAATtatcatttatatttaaatCTCATTTGATAATATTGTTAAACCGTTCAAGCAAATTGAAAAGTGCAAGTGGCGCCTTTTCTTTCTTGGCCACTATTATCCCATGCCAAAAGTGAGTGGGTAGTTAGCAAATCActgttattttaatattatccGGAAATTCTAGGCCATTGAGTTTGAGATGATAgaatattttgataatattaGCATGTATCTTATGTATCAAAGAAAAAGCATAATTCTGATAACTTGTTTCTTCTTTACTTCCCAGATAATTTGATCTTAACAGGAGATCATAAAACAGTTAAACTTGCTGATTTCGGTCTGGCCAGAGAAGAGTCTTTAACGGAGATGATGACTGCGGAAACTGGGACATACCGTTGGATGGCTCCAGAAGTATGAATCTATTCTCAAAAGCTTTGAACATTTATTAAATTTCCAGTAGGTGGTGCCGTATTATTATGGAACTCATTATTACTTTCTTGTTTGGTGGCAGCTTTATAGCACCGTCACTCTGCGACAAGGCGAGAAGAAACATTACAACCATAAGGTTGATGCTTACAGCTTCGCGATTGTGTTGTGGGAGCTGATCCATAATAAGTTGCCATTTGAAGGCATGTCTAATTTACAGGCCGCATACGCGGCTGCTTTTAAGGTAAGATGACATTTCAATACTTGCTTCATATTCAATTTGGCTTAAGATGATCATATAGAATTTTGTTGCACCACTTACAAAAGGTCTCCATTCTACAGTTATGCTGAGTTACATTTTTTGAAGGGTCCATAAAGGGATATTTAACCTTTTCATTTGGGGTCTAATTTGGTCTGATATATTAAtgcatatttaatatttatactgTCATGAAAAATCGACGATTTTCATAGAATGTTAAAAGtctattcaatttttttattcaagtaTGATCAAAGTGAGCAAAAAATATGCAACATTTTGATTATCAGACTTCAAAAATTTGAAGGAACCATTTCATTGTATGTGTTTGTTTCAacttattttggaaaaaaatggTTTTCATAAATAATACAGGAGGAGGTTTGTGTTAGGCCTTTTAACAGCcagtataaaaaattaaaaactttgtCAAATCTTTATGACATTGACCAAACACCTTGTTGCGCCAAAGCTAGGTCATTTCCCGGAAGCAACGGGTTGTATGGCTTGAGTATAGTGTCAAATGAGCAAGAGGCGTTGCATTGTTGCCCGGGGGTAGTGCAAAATTAGTAAAGGTTCCAACGTTTTCGTGAATGGACGAGAGTAAATAAATTAGTTCACCAAGAAACTTGGTGGATAAGGTTTTGTTTTCATTGTTTCCATAAACAATTGTACTTCTTAGGTTATGCCATTGGGTTGTTATAGTTTCTAGTTGTTATATTctcattattatttgattttactAAGATTCATTATACAACTATTTTACTCTTTCAGAACACAAGGCCTAGTGCTGATGACCTTCCTGAGGATTTAGCCATGATTGTAACTTCATGTTGGAAGGAGGATCCAAATGACCGACCGAATTTCACGCAAATCATACAGATGCTTCTCCGATATCTCTCCACCATTTCTCCACAAGAGCCGGTTGTTCCTCAGCGGATGAATTCATCGGAGAATGCCGTATTGCCACCGGAATCCCCCGGCACAAGCGCTTTGATGTCTAGGAGAGACGACTCCGGGGAAATCCCGAAA
The genomic region above belongs to Arachis stenosperma cultivar V10309 chromosome 5, arast.V10309.gnm1.PFL2, whole genome shotgun sequence and contains:
- the LOC130981706 gene encoding serine/threonine-protein kinase STY13, encoding MGSGNEVHSVGEFNLDAKWLIDPKQLFVGPKIGEGAHAKVYEGKYKNQNVAVKIINKGETPEQISRREARFGREVAMLSKVQHKNLVKFIGACKEPVMVIVTELLLGGTLRKYLLSMRPNCLDMRVAVGFALDIARAMECLHSHGIIHRDLKPDNLILTGDHKTVKLADFGLAREESLTEMMTAETGTYRWMAPELYSTVTLRQGEKKHYNHKVDAYSFAIVLWELIHNKLPFEGMSNLQAAYAAAFKNTRPSADDLPEDLAMIVTSCWKEDPNDRPNFTQIIQMLLRYLSTISPQEPVVPQRMNSSENAVLPPESPGTSALMSRRDDSGEIPKAGMEDRPKGFFFCFNQCY